The Geoalkalibacter subterraneus genome contains the following window.
GCTCGGCGCACAAGGCTTGCAGCCGCCTCTTCCACCCCTTCTTTTCCGACCAGGCGCTCGGCACCGGAGATGTGGCGATTCTCGAGAGAAGCATGCATGCGGACACTGTAAAGATGCGCTTTCATGGGATCGAAAGCTAGCATGACCCCCGCTACTTGTCAACCAGATCAACAGCGATGGTTGACAACAATTTCTTTGCCTGAAAAGAAGGCTGTGATACTCTTGCCGACCATCGAATAAAGAGAATCAGACGACGATAGAACAAACCCGATTCAGGAAAGGCTGCCCGTGACAATCTGGCTACCCAATGCTGCCCTGTTTGCCCACCTGCTGGCTGCGGCCCTGCAGGTCACCACACTTTTCAGCGACCGACGCACTCTGCGTTTTTCTGCCATCCTCTGCGTCGGGTTCGGTTTCGGTGCCCAGACCCTTTTCTTTGGACAGGCCACCTGGCAAGCCGGTTACCTGCCGGTGACCAACCTGTTCTCGACCCTGTTTTTCTTCAGCTGGGCGCTGGCCGGCAGTTACCTGTATTTTGAGCTGCGCTACCGTATCGGTGCCGTCGGCCTGTTTGCCCTCAGCGTTGTTGCGCTGCTGTTGTTCGGGGCGCTGCGCCAGGAACCGACTCTTCCGCCGCTCATCCCCGCCCTCGACACACCGCTGTTCACGCTGCACGTGGCCTGCTCTTTTATCGGCTACGCCATGTTTGCGCTGGCTTTTTCGGCCGGAGTCGCATACCTGGTCCCGGCAGGTTTACGCCCGCAACGGTTCCCCGGACGCGAACCGCTGCGGCGGCTCAATGAAGAAGCGGTCTTTCTCGGTTTTATCTTCTTCAGCCTGTGCATGATCAGCGGCAGTTTCTGGGCCGCAATGGCCTGGGGCTTCTGGTTTTCCTGGAACATCAAGGGCGTGTGGTCCTTCATCGTATGGCTGTTCTACGCCGGCATGTGTCACGCCAAATTTATCCGCCGCTGGCAGGGCACGGGCTACGCCCTGCTCTCCATTGCCGGTTTCGCCATCGTGCTACATAGCACCGACGTCAGAAAATGACCCTTCCATGGATAACCCTGGATTCTCCAGATGAC
Protein-coding sequences here:
- the ccsA gene encoding cytochrome c biogenesis protein CcsA, which produces MTIWLPNAALFAHLLAAALQVTTLFSDRRTLRFSAILCVGFGFGAQTLFFGQATWQAGYLPVTNLFSTLFFFSWALAGSYLYFELRYRIGAVGLFALSVVALLLFGALRQEPTLPPLIPALDTPLFTLHVACSFIGYAMFALAFSAGVAYLVPAGLRPQRFPGREPLRRLNEEAVFLGFIFFSLCMISGSFWAAMAWGFWFSWNIKGVWSFIVWLFYAGMCHAKFIRRWQGTGYALLSIAGFAIVLHSTDVRK